The following are encoded in a window of Amphibacillus xylanus NBRC 15112 genomic DNA:
- a CDS encoding substrate-binding domain-containing protein: protein MKKNVTMKDIADRIGVSSVTVSKALNDKDGVSDKLKEKIKRLADEMGYRYNTMAKSMKNGMSYNIGIIMPERFSGGISQSVYFRAYQKITTTLEGYGYYGIMNILSNEDEEALNLPKIYQEKKVDGIIFLGQLTSDYIKVVKEIDMPIVFLDFYDEHDEIDSVITDNFYGAYDITNYLIAEGHQEIGYVGNLYSTSSIQDRFLGYYKSLLEHHIKLNDEFIINDRDEKGKFIEFNLPEQLPTAFVCNCDQVAHELVSKLNDIGYRVPEDFSVVGFDNDIYATITNPQLTTVDVDVDEMVKQAVRLIVRKVQGENKRYGRMSVKGNIIKRNSVKKLGRDE from the coding sequence GTGAAGAAAAATGTAACAATGAAGGATATAGCTGATCGAATTGGGGTCAGCAGTGTTACTGTGTCAAAAGCCTTAAATGATAAGGATGGCGTCAGTGATAAGTTAAAAGAAAAGATTAAACGATTAGCTGATGAAATGGGTTACCGCTATAATACCATGGCTAAATCGATGAAAAATGGAATGTCATATAACATTGGTATTATAATGCCTGAGCGTTTTTCGGGTGGGATTTCTCAATCTGTTTACTTTAGAGCCTATCAAAAAATAACGACTACCTTAGAGGGCTATGGCTACTATGGTATTATGAATATATTATCGAATGAAGATGAAGAGGCACTGAATTTGCCGAAAATTTATCAAGAGAAGAAGGTTGATGGCATTATATTTCTTGGGCAACTAACGAGTGATTATATTAAAGTTGTCAAAGAAATTGATATGCCAATTGTTTTTCTCGACTTTTATGATGAACACGATGAAATTGATTCTGTTATAACAGATAACTTTTATGGGGCTTATGACATTACGAACTACTTAATAGCTGAAGGGCATCAAGAAATCGGTTACGTCGGAAATCTGTATTCTACAAGTAGTATTCAGGATCGGTTCTTAGGCTATTATAAATCATTATTGGAGCACCATATAAAGTTAAATGATGAATTTATTATTAACGATCGTGATGAGAAGGGTAAATTTATTGAGTTTAATCTCCCTGAACAATTACCAACAGCTTTTGTTTGTAATTGTGATCAAGTAGCCCATGAATTAGTTAGTAAACTAAATGATATCGGTTATCGAGTTCCTGAAGATTTTTCCGTTGTAGGTTTTGATAATGACATCTATGCGACAATTACTAATCCGCAATTGACGACAGTAGACGTTGATGTTGATGAGATGGTCAAGCAAGCTGTTCGGTTAATTGTCAGGAAGGTTCAAGGGGAGAATAAACGTTATGGCCGTATGTCGGTAAAAGGAAATATAATTAAGCGGAATTCCGTTAAAAAGCTAGGACGAGATGAGTGA
- a CDS encoding IS4 family transposase, giving the protein MDKNTTKSTISELIKLINERTFLELSNGMDIDKYVKKLTAYRFFQLMIMAQIYEIKSLTSVSKQTKDKQDMKRQLAFESISTSQLSRKLSQLPSVLFENTFLYLTNKIQLKMSYSSPLIRHITRLKVIDSTTMSMCLSQYPWATFRKTKAGVRLHARVVVTKDDTIPDRAKLLPAIHSDRSQMDELIDTDLDTIYLFDRGYIDYKQFEKLCLSETQFLTRLKKNAEIEVLSEQVPDPDQLIFKDQDVYLGNDVSGTKMSQPLRLIETEDAEGNSVTIVTNCFGLSAKEIGDLYRYRWKIETFFKWMKQHLKLKTFYGKSQNAVYNQIWIALITYCLTVLIQHNTGHSGQLLDVKKTLENLLFESYETFVKALFRPPTRTSKGRRKYDFEHEFRILMKQYSEGEVDHLDTLDFDPLFV; this is encoded by the coding sequence ATGGACAAGAATACCACAAAATCTACAATTAGTGAACTAATTAAACTGATTAATGAACGAACATTTTTAGAGTTAAGCAACGGCATGGATATCGATAAGTATGTCAAAAAGCTGACGGCTTACCGATTCTTTCAACTCATGATCATGGCACAAATTTATGAAATTAAAAGTTTAACAAGTGTTTCGAAACAAACGAAAGATAAGCAAGACATGAAACGACAATTAGCGTTTGAAAGTATCAGTACGTCTCAATTGTCTCGAAAATTAAGTCAATTACCATCTGTACTATTCGAGAATACTTTCTTATATTTAACAAATAAAATCCAACTGAAAATGTCTTATTCGTCACCACTTATTCGTCATATTACCCGTTTAAAAGTGATTGATTCAACGACAATGAGCATGTGTCTTAGCCAATATCCTTGGGCGACATTTCGAAAGACGAAAGCAGGTGTTCGACTACATGCGAGAGTCGTTGTTACCAAAGATGACACGATACCTGATCGAGCGAAGTTATTACCAGCGATCCATTCGGACCGCTCACAAATGGACGAATTAATCGATACTGATTTAGACACCATTTACTTATTTGATCGAGGTTACATCGACTATAAGCAATTTGAAAAGCTTTGTCTTTCGGAAACACAATTTTTGACACGGCTCAAAAAGAATGCTGAAATCGAAGTCCTTTCAGAACAAGTTCCTGATCCAGATCAGCTTATTTTTAAAGACCAAGATGTCTATTTAGGTAACGACGTATCTGGAACGAAAATGAGTCAGCCACTACGATTAATTGAAACAGAAGACGCCGAAGGCAACAGCGTTACGATTGTAACAAATTGTTTTGGGCTATCCGCCAAAGAAATTGGTGATCTCTATCGTTATCGCTGGAAAATAGAAACGTTTTTCAAATGGATGAAACAACATTTAAAACTAAAAACATTTTATGGTAAAAGTCAAAATGCGGTTTACAATCAAATCTGGATTGCCTTAATTACTTACTGTTTAACCGTTTTAATCCAACATAATACGGGTCACAGTGGCCAGCTTCTCGATGTCAAAAAAACGTTGGAGAATCTGTTGTTCGAAAGTTACGAGACGTTTGTCAAAGCATTGTTTCGCCCACCTACACGCACTTCGAAAGGCCGACGGAAATATGATTTTGAACACGAATTTCGCATCCTTATGAAACAATACAGCGAAGGCGAGGTGGATCACTTAGATACACTTGATTTTGACCCATTGTTTGTTTAA
- a CDS encoding glycoside hydrolase family 130 protein, with amino-acid sequence MIHNKYYQLLEEQEKLITRKNKKDQQFYNGVYDRYQYPVVTRHHVPIHWRFDLNKETNPNFQERLGINSTFNAGAIYFEGKYYLVVRTEGLDRKSIFTLAVSDNGIDNFRFIGTPLTWEDIDKEETNMYDMRLVKHEDGHIYGIYCSESKDPDVSASDTSSAVAQAALVRTKDLKTWERLPNIKTPSPQQRNVVLHPEFVDGKYAFYTRPQDGFISTGTGGGIAFGVCDDIENPVIDEEIVLHERKYHTVYEAKNGQGPAPIKTDRGWIHIAHGVRNTADGLRYVLYTFATDLADPKKVIAEPGGHFIAPYDDERVGDVSNVIFCNGAIVNDNDEVFIYYASSDTRTHVATTTIDKLVDYTFNTPADPFRSIENAEQRKQLIEQNEALLEQTK; translated from the coding sequence ATGATCCACAATAAATATTATCAACTATTAGAAGAGCAAGAGAAGCTAATTACAAGGAAAAATAAAAAAGATCAGCAATTTTATAATGGGGTTTATGACCGTTACCAATATCCAGTTGTGACTCGTCATCATGTACCGATCCATTGGCGTTTTGATTTGAATAAAGAAACTAACCCAAATTTCCAAGAGCGACTTGGTATTAACTCGACATTTAATGCGGGTGCAATTTATTTTGAAGGCAAATACTATTTAGTTGTTCGTACGGAGGGGTTAGATCGTAAGTCAATTTTCACACTTGCTGTGAGTGATAATGGCATTGATAATTTCAGATTTATTGGTACACCATTAACTTGGGAAGATATCGATAAAGAAGAAACGAATATGTACGATATGCGCCTTGTAAAGCATGAAGATGGCCATATTTATGGTATTTATTGTTCTGAAAGTAAAGATCCAGATGTTTCGGCATCAGATACATCTAGTGCAGTTGCTCAAGCGGCTCTAGTAAGAACAAAAGACTTAAAAACATGGGAACGACTACCGAATATTAAAACACCTTCTCCACAACAACGTAATGTTGTTTTACATCCAGAATTTGTTGATGGAAAGTATGCTTTCTATACTCGCCCACAAGATGGTTTTATTTCAACGGGTACTGGTGGCGGGATTGCATTTGGGGTCTGCGATGATATTGAAAATCCAGTAATTGATGAGGAAATTGTCTTGCATGAGAGAAAATATCATACTGTTTATGAAGCAAAGAATGGTCAAGGTCCTGCTCCGATTAAAACGGACAGAGGTTGGATTCATATTGCTCATGGTGTAAGAAATACGGCAGACGGTCTACGTTATGTGCTTTATACATTTGCTACTGACTTAGCTGATCCGAAAAAAGTGATCGCTGAACCAGGTGGACATTTTATTGCGCCTTACGATGATGAGCGTGTAGGGGATGTTTCAAACGTTATTTTCTGTAACGGAGCGATTGTAAATGATAATGATGAAGTATTTATTTATTATGCTTCAAGTGATACGCGGACACATGTGGCAACGACAACAATTGATAAATTAGTCGACTACACATTTAATACACCAGCAGATCCATTCAGATCAATTGAGAACGCTGAACAAAGAAAACAACTAATTGAGCAAAACGAAGCATTACTAGAGCAAACAAAATAA